The Impatiens glandulifera chromosome 8, dImpGla2.1, whole genome shotgun sequence genome includes a window with the following:
- the LOC124913316 gene encoding agamous-like MADS-box protein AGL62, which yields MENVPNNSRANKHSKGRQRIPMDRRREREEDQQVSFSKLRNGLYKMINELSLVCSIDFIFMILSPSGKLFSFASLNMELIAMKLVNNKKLDCNMETNFPTEASFRANMARLTSQLVEVKKQLDKEKEREKQINKMVSARKTKSIIDTPVSNLKEGDAQMLEDWLKKVGNDLHTRINQLSGD from the coding sequence ATGGAAAACGTCCCTAACAACTCTAGAGCAAACAAGCATTCAAAAGGCCGTCAGAGAATTCCTATGGACCGTCGTCGAGAGAGGGAAGAAGATCAACAAGTCTCTTTCTCCAAACTCCGTAATGGATTGTACAAAATGATCAACGAATTGAGCCTCGTTTGTTCTATCGATTTTATTTTCATGATCTTATCTCCATCGGGGAAGCTCTTCTCTTTTGCTTCACTGAATATGGAGTTGATTGCAATGAAATTAGTCAATAACAAGAAACTCGATTGTAATATGGAAACTAATTTTCCTACTGAGGCATCTTTTAGAGCAAATATGGCTAGACTAACAAGCCAACTTGTTGAGGTAAAGAAACAATTGGATAaggagaaagaaagagaaaaacaaataaataaaatggttaGTGCACGTAAAACAAAATCGATTATCGATACTCCTGTTTCGAATCTCAAAGAGGGTGATGCTCAAATGTTAGAGGATTGGCTTAAGAAGGTTGGGAATGATTTGCATACAAGGATAAACCAACTTAGCGGAGACTAA